In one Fundulus heteroclitus isolate FHET01 chromosome 3, MU-UCD_Fhet_4.1, whole genome shotgun sequence genomic region, the following are encoded:
- the LOC118562728 gene encoding uncharacterized protein LOC118562728 isoform X1: MESTLMTSEGFSVSVRADRRQTNHLVSPEPERLASRTGGTGSSLAANGPLGSADCSAGEPGLSRHQNQHLMDAPELGSLYLRSSSTVSLNERFSQVLRNQLTRPDGPIVMSRGTLPLQPGSRRRRGLLPQRMKLRLGSRRRRSIWTRLGGPLLSRHRCRFPGFWSFRRKYSWRARSSAPYRSLRLWLCLLDPTCVLLCWFSTGRGNLHLCLGRCRLVRTGNPQTPTAGARRWSHTAPRGGATSVKGRGFLSSVVPTKQQLDAQLDEYMSLSRRRLDQQLEDYMSMSRRRLDEELDEYMLRAGQSLED, from the exons atggagtCGACCTTGATGACGTCAGAGGGGTTCTCGGTGAGCGTCAGGGCGGACCGGCGCCAAACGAACCACCTGGTTTCACCAGAACCGGAGCGGCTAGCCAGCAGAACAGGCGGTACAG GTTCTTCTCTGGCTGCAAACGGACCGCTTGGTTCTGCTGATTGTTCTGCAGGAGAACCCGGTTTGTCTCGGCACCAGAATCAACACCTGATGGATGCACCTGAGCTCGGCTCGTTGTACCTGAGAAGCTCGTCGACGGTTTCCCTGAATGAGCG CTTCTCTCAGGTTCTGAGGAACCAGCTGACCCGACCCGACGGGCCCATTGTGATGAGCCGTGGAACCCTTCCTCTGCAGCCAGGGAGCCGTAGGAGGAGAGGGCTGCTGCCTCAG AGGATGAAGCTGCGTCTGGGGAGCAGGAGGCGCCGCAGCATCTGGACTCGACTCGGCGGTCCACTGCTGTCCCGCCACCGCTGTAGATTTCCCGGGTTCTGGAGCTTCAGGAGGAAGTACTCATGGCGAGCCAGGAGCAGCGCCCCCTACAGGA GCCTCAGACTCTGGCTGTGTCTCCTGGATCCAACCTGTGTGCTTCTCTGCTGGTTCTCCACAGGACGGGGGAACCTGCACCTGTGTCTCGGGCGGTGCCGCCTGGTGAGGACAGGAAACCCCCAAACACCGACAGCAG GCGCACGCAGGTGGAGTCACACGGCACCGAGGGGCGGGGCCACGTCGGTAAAGGGGCGGGGCTTTCTCTCCAGTGTCGTTCCAACCAAGCAGCAGCTGGATGCACAGCTGGACGAGTACATGTCGTTGTCCAGGAGGAGGCTGGACCAGCAGCTGGAGGACTACATGTCCATGTCCCGCAGACGTCTGGACGAAGAGCTGGACGAGTACATGCTGAGGGCGGGGCAGTCTCTGGAAGACTGA
- the LOC118562728 gene encoding uncharacterized protein LOC118562728 isoform X2 has translation MESTLMTSEGFSVSVRADRRQTNHLVSPEPERLASRTGGTGSSLAANGPLGSADCSAGEPGLSRHQNQHLMDAPELGSLYLRSSSTVSLNERFSQVLRNQLTRPDGPIVMSRGTLPLQPGSRRRRGLLPQRMKLRLGSRRRRSIWTRLGGPLLSRHRCRFPGFWSFRRKYSWRARSSAPYRRRGNLHLCLGRCRLVRTGNPQTPTAGARRWSHTAPRGGATSVKGRGFLSSVVPTKQQLDAQLDEYMSLSRRRLDQQLEDYMSMSRRRLDEELDEYMLRAGQSLED, from the exons atggagtCGACCTTGATGACGTCAGAGGGGTTCTCGGTGAGCGTCAGGGCGGACCGGCGCCAAACGAACCACCTGGTTTCACCAGAACCGGAGCGGCTAGCCAGCAGAACAGGCGGTACAG GTTCTTCTCTGGCTGCAAACGGACCGCTTGGTTCTGCTGATTGTTCTGCAGGAGAACCCGGTTTGTCTCGGCACCAGAATCAACACCTGATGGATGCACCTGAGCTCGGCTCGTTGTACCTGAGAAGCTCGTCGACGGTTTCCCTGAATGAGCG CTTCTCTCAGGTTCTGAGGAACCAGCTGACCCGACCCGACGGGCCCATTGTGATGAGCCGTGGAACCCTTCCTCTGCAGCCAGGGAGCCGTAGGAGGAGAGGGCTGCTGCCTCAG AGGATGAAGCTGCGTCTGGGGAGCAGGAGGCGCCGCAGCATCTGGACTCGACTCGGCGGTCCACTGCTGTCCCGCCACCGCTGTAGATTTCCCGGGTTCTGGAGCTTCAGGAGGAAGTACTCATGGCGAGCCAGGAGCAGCGCCCCCTACAGGA GACGGGGGAACCTGCACCTGTGTCTCGGGCGGTGCCGCCTGGTGAGGACAGGAAACCCCCAAACACCGACAGCAG GCGCACGCAGGTGGAGTCACACGGCACCGAGGGGCGGGGCCACGTCGGTAAAGGGGCGGGGCTTTCTCTCCAGTGTCGTTCCAACCAAGCAGCAGCTGGATGCACAGCTGGACGAGTACATGTCGTTGTCCAGGAGGAGGCTGGACCAGCAGCTGGAGGACTACATGTCCATGTCCCGCAGACGTCTGGACGAAGAGCTGGACGAGTACATGCTGAGGGCGGGGCAGTCTCTGGAAGACTGA